A genomic region of Nakaseomyces glabratus chromosome C, complete sequence contains the following coding sequences:
- the PPQ1 gene encoding protein-serine/threonine phosphatase (CAGL0C01507g~Ortholog(s) have phosphoprotein phosphatase activity, role in negative regulation of pheromone-dependent signal transduction involved in conjugation with cellular fusion, protein dephosphorylation and cytoplasm localization) encodes MGRRKRSPSNNNHNQNFEVPKLGADANTINGEQSQSDETAEPVDPDDSSKLPPNISIRNSTTSTTSTTRTTRTTRTTATYYDKDADKAAKLDIDISVARAFAATPFPRTSGRPAQNSNSSFSSSSSSSSSSTPSFSSSSPLSYLSPSSSVTTANVQPSTGATPQYLKPSSAPCGVLSMSSLMRKHTSASYNVSQTTATGTTHYAKTVSKSRLSSSLATENPATRSTLLNTPPPHLLLKRYPSDNSSSDILDVDLVIEKLLKMGTQPNGTAPTTTKSKRDFPFRSWEIQLICSHAREIFLEEPSLLRLQAPIKVVGDVHGQFNDLLRILKLSGAPPDTNYLFLGDYVDRGKQSLETILLLLCYKLKYRNNFFMLRGNHESANVTKIYGFYDECKRRMGSKSWRFFVDVFNTLPIAATIQDRIFCVHGGVSPELKELNQINQIMRPTDIPDQGLLTDLLWSDPDPQIQDWSLNDRGVSYTFSKRNVYDICSRFKFDLIIRGHMVVEDGYEFFAKKKLVTVFSAPNYCGEFQNWGAVMSVTTGLMCSFELLKPHSLKNKKTRKTRR; translated from the coding sequence AGCAAACTGCCTCCGAATATATCCATCAGAAATAGCACAACTAGTACCACTAGTACCACTAGAACCACCAGAACAACTAGAACCACAGCCACGTACTATGACAAAGATGCGGACAAGGCTGCGAAACTAGACATCGATATCTCGGTCGCTAGAGCCTTCGCAGCAACTCCGTTCCCGAGAACCTCTGGAAGGCCCGCCCAGAACAGCAACAGCTCTTTCTCCTCGTCCTCCTCGTCCTCGTCCTCGTCCACGCCGTCTTTCTCTTCGTCGTCCCCGCTGTCTTACTTGTCGCCCTCGAGCTCAGTGACCACTGCCAATGTGCAACCGTCCACCGGCGCCACTCCGCAGTACTTGAAACCCTCCAGCGCGCCTTGCGGTGTGCTGTCCATGTCGTCCTTGATGCGTAAGCACACCAGTGCCAGCTACAACGTCTCCCAGACCACCGCAACAGGCACCACCCACTACGCGAAAACTGTCTCCAAGTCTAGACTGTCCTCCAGCCTGGCCACAGAGAACCCCGCCACCAGAAGCACTTTGCTGAACACACCTCCACCTCACCTGCTCTTGAAGCGCTACCCTAGCGACAACTCCTCCTCCGATATCCTGGACGTAGACCTCGTTATCGAGAAGTTGCTCAAGATGGGTACCCAGCCCAACGGCACCGCACCGACCACCACAAAGTCCAAGCGAGACTTCCCCTTCAGATCATGGGAGATCCAATTGATCTGCTCGCACGCTCGAGAGATCTTCCTGGAAGAACCCAGTCTTTTGCGGTTGCAAGCACCAATCAAGGTGGTCGGCGACGTGCACGGTCAATTCAACGACCTGCTGAGAATCTTGAAGCTGAGTGGTGCACCACCTGACACCAATTACTTGTTCCTAGGTGACTACGTCGATCGTGGTAAACAATCCCTTGAAACCATCCTCCTGTTGCTTTGTTATAAGTTGAAGTACAGaaacaacttcttcatGCTTAGAGGTAACCACGAGTCCGCAAACGTTACAAAGATTTACGGGTTTTACGACGAATGTAAGAGACGTATGGGCTCCAAGTCCTGGAGATTCTTCGTGGATGTGTTCAACACTTTGCCCATCGCAGCTACCATTCAGGACAGGATCTTCTGTGTCCATGGTGGTGTATCGCCCGAGCTTAAGGAATTGAACCAGATCAACCAGATTATGAGACCAACAGATATCCCAGACCAAGGGCTCCTGACAGACTTGTTATGGAGTGACCCCGATCCACAGATTCAGGACTGGTCCCTAAACGATCGAGGTGTCTCTTACACATTCTCTAAACGTAATGTCTACGATATCTGTTCGAGGTTCAAGTTTGATTTGATCATCCGTGGACACATGGTTGTAGAGGACGGCTACGAGTTCTTTGCCAAGAAGAAACTGGTAACTGTTTTCTCCGCACCTAACTACTGTGGTGAGTTCCAAAACTGGGGAGCTGTCATGAGTGTCACAACAGGTCTGATGTGTAGCTTCGAGCTTTTGAAGCCACATTCActaaagaacaagaagactAGAAAGACAAGGCGATGA
- the CBC2 gene encoding nuclear cap-binding protein subunit CBC2 (CAGL0C01529g~Ortholog(s) have RNA cap binding activity, role in mRNA splicing, via spliceosome and commitment complex, cytosol, mitotic spindle, nuclear cap binding complex localization) — protein sequence MSLAEFDEIKYDHSVKRLDSPSKYLLRKARRNPNGLNDLRQSLKSSTIYVGNLSFYTSEEQIYELFSKCGFIKRIIMGLDRFKFTPCGFCFIIYNTPQEALNAVKYLGDTKLDDKSITIDLDPGFEDGRQFGRGKSGGQVSDELRFEFDASRGGYGVPFADRVGTTSGAGRGFHGQRFNQHNDYERHPVQFQPQNEVPSMPHQITSNFGEVHSFEPQYPPQEQGMEEDEEDNYVPE from the coding sequence ATGTCGTTAGCGGAGTTTGATGAGATCAAGTATGACCACTCGGTGAAGAGGCTGGACTCGCCATCGAAGTATTTGCTGAGGAAAGCGCGCAGGAACCCCAATGGGTTGAACGATCTAAGGCAGTCTCTAAAGTCGTCGACCATTTATGTTGGTAATCTATCATTCTACACTTCTGAGGAGCAGATATATGAGCTGTTCAGCAAGTGTGGGTTTATAAAGCGGATTATTATGGGGCTGGACAGGTTCAAGTTCACTCCGTGTGGGTTCTGCTTCATCATATATAACACGCCGCAGGAAGCGTTGAATGCGGTGAAGTATCTCGGGGACACGAAGCTGGACGACAAGAGCATAACTATTGACTTGGATCCCGGGTTCGAGGACGGCAGACAGTTTGGTAGAGGTAAGAGTGGTGGTCAAGTGAGTGACGAGTTGAGATTCGAGTTTGATGCCTCCAGAGGTGGCTACGGTGTTCCGTTTGCCGATCGTGTAGGGACCACGTCGGGTGCCGGCAGAGGGTTCCACGGCCAGCGGTTCAACCAGCACAACGACTACGAGCGTCACCCAGTGCAATTCCAACCGCAGAACGAAGTGCCAAGCATGCCTCACCAGATCACTAGCAATTTCGGTGAAGTGCACTCCTTTGAGCCTCAGTATCCACCACAGGAACAAGGTATGGAAGAGGACGAAGAGGATAACTATGTACCGGAGTGA
- the CUP9 gene encoding Cup9p (CAGL0C01551g~Ortholog(s) have RNA polymerase II core promoter proximal region sequence-specific DNA binding, RNA polymerase II repressing transcription factor binding activity), with translation MGENVRLPSIRSLLNDDAPYPRSNAMDISNITSGNTNTSTTTTNTTGTSASSISTTSTTSTTSTTTTPPINMMKKSKRRSNLPKDTIQILNQWLLDHIHNPYPTQQEKRDLLIKTGLTKIQLSNWFINVRRRKIFNDYYALTSNLPPELLQSMSSQNTPPTPTTTTHTPPVQDDGNPPVTIMSEDEFSKRFVQAPLTRRKKLIDRLEELKKLTNMANNNNN, from the coding sequence ATGGGCGAGAACGTCAGGTTACCGTCTATTAGGTCGTTGCTCAACGACGACGCGCCATACCCCCGTAGCAATGCAATGGATATAAGTAACATTACTAGTGGAAATACTAATACTAgtacaactacaactaaTACTACTGGCACTAGTGCCAGTAGTATTAGTACTACAAGTACTACAAGTACTACAAGTACCACGACCACACCCCCAATaaatatgatgaagaaaagcaaGAGAAGGTCGAACTTGCCCAAGGATACCATACAGATACTCAACCAGTGGCTCCTGGACCACATCCACAACCCGTACCCGACGCAGCAGGAGAAACGAGACCTGCTGATCAAGACGGGGCTCACGAAAATCCAGCTCTCAAACTGGTTCATAAACGTCAGAAGACGCAAGATCTTCAACGACTACTACGCACTGACTAGCAACCTGCCCCCAGAGCTGTTGCAATCCATGTCCTCCCAGAACACCCCGCCAACTCCGACCACCACAACACACACCCCGCCTGTCCAGGACGACGGAAACCCGCCAGTAACCATCATGTCCGAGGACGAATTCTCAAAGCGGTTCGTACAGGCACCGCTGACCAGGAGAAAGAAACTGATCGACAGACTGGAagagttgaagaaattgactAACATGgccaacaacaacaacaactgA
- the ARO4 gene encoding 3-deoxy-7-phosphoheptulonate synthase ARO4 (CAGL0C01573g~Ortholog(s) have 3-deoxy-7-phosphoheptulonate synthase activity, role in aromatic amino acid family biosynthetic process and cytosol, nucleus localization) → MSDANANEDVRILGYDPLVSPALLQVQVPATEVSIQTARRGRKESIEIITGRDDRVLVIVGPCSVHDLDAAQEYAQRLKKLSDELQKDLCIVMRAYLEKPRTTVGWKGLINDPDVNNTFNINKGLQSARQLFVNLTNTGVPIGSEMLDTISPQYLADLLSFGAIGARTTESQLHRELASGLSFPIGFKNGTDGTLGVAVDACQAASHSHHFMGVTKHGVAAITTTKGNEHCFVILRGGKKGTNYDAKSVAEAKKQLPEGANGLMIDYSHGNSNKDFRNQPKVNDAVCEQIANGEKAIVGVMIESNINEGNQCIPPEGKAGLKYGVSITDACISWETTEDVLRKLAAAVRQRREHYK, encoded by the coding sequence ATGTCTGATGCGAATGCTAACGAAGACGTGAGAATCCTGGGCTACGACCCGCTGGTGTCGCCTGCGCTGCTGCAGGTGCAAGTGCCAGCCACAGAGGTGTCTATCCAGACCGCTAGGCGCGGGAGGAAAGAGTCCATCGAGATCATCACCGGCCGTGACGACCGTGTGCTCGTGATCGTCGGACCTTGCTCGGTTCACGACCTCGACGCCGCGCAGGAGTACGCGCAGAGGCTGAAGAAGCTGTCCGACGAGCTGCAGAAGGACCTGTGCATCGTGATGAGAGCGTACCTGGAGAAACCAAGAACCACGGTCGGCTGGAAAGGGTTGATCAACGACCCTGACGTCAACAACACcttcaacatcaacaaGGGCCTGCAGAGCGCCAGACAGCTGTTCGTGAACTTGACCAACACCGGTGTCCCTATCGGCTCTGAGATGCTGGATACCATCTCCCCACAGTACCTCGCAGACCTGCTCTCCTTCGGTGCCATCGGCGCAAGAACCACCGAGTCCCAACTGCACAGAGAACTGGCATCAGGTCTGTCCTTCCCTATCGGCTTCAAGAACGGGACCGACGGTACCTTGGGCGTCGCCGTAGACGCCTGCCAGGCCGCATCCCACTCCCACCACTTCATGGGTGTCACCAAGCATGGTGTCGCCGccatcaccaccaccaaggGTAACGAGCACTGCTTCGTCATCCTGAGAGGTGGTAAGAAAGGTACCAACTACGACGCCAAGTCCGTCGCCGAGGCCAAGAAACAGCTACCGGAGGGCGCAAACGGCCTGATGATCGACTACTCCCACGGTAACTCCAACAAGGACTTCAGAAACCAGCCAAAGGTCAACGACGCCGTCTGCGAGCAAATCGCCAACGGTGAAAAGGCCATCGTCGGTGTCATGATCGAGTCCAACATCAACGAGGGCAACCAGTGCATCCCACCAGAAGGTAAGGCCGGCCTAAAGTACGGTGTCTCCATCACGGATGCCTGTATCTCCTGGGAAACCACCGAAGACGTCTTGAGAAAGTTGGCTGCCGCCGTCAGACAAAGAAGAGAACACTACAAATAA
- the HIS7 gene encoding imidazoleglycerol-phosphate synthase (CAGL0C01595g~Ortholog(s) have glutaminase activity, imidazoleglycerol-phosphate synthase activity, role in histidine biosynthetic process and cytosol, nucleus localization) has product MSTVHVIDVESGNLQSLTNAIEYLGFRVQLIKDSQDPELLKAEKLILPGVGNYGHVYENILSRGFEKPIREYIASGKPIMGICVGLQVLFNSSTESPSSGGFGYVNHRLSRFNDDEKPVPEIGWNSVIPEKDLFFGLDPYKRYYFVHSYAGILDAATESSLKADGWRIAKAKYGSEEFIAAVYKDNIFATQFHPEKSGLAGLHIIENFLKQAHPGLPAYSEDEKSLLGNDYSNYGLTRRIIACLDVRTNDQGDLVVTKGDQYDVREKSGDNDVRNLGKPVQLAQKYYEQGADEVTFLNITSFRDSPVKDTPMLEVLRQTAKKVFVPLTVGGGIKDIVDPDGTHVSALEVASLYFRSGADKVSIGTDSVYAAEKYYANEGKGDGTSPIETISKAYGAQAVVISVDPKRVYVNDPSETKNKTIKTKFPNEKGQDVCWYQCTIKGGRESRDIGVWELARACEALGAGEILLNCIDKDGSNSGYDLELINHAKEAVKIPVIASSGAGNPAHFEEGFKQSAADACLGAGMFHREEYTVNDVKEYLLKKGLKVRVDKN; this is encoded by the coding sequence ATGTCTACGGTACATGTTATTGATGTTGAGAGTGGTAACTTGCAGTCTCTGACCAATGCAATTGAATATCTAGGGTTTAGAGTCCAATTGATCAAGGACTCCCAAGATCCTGAACTGCTGAAAGCAGAAAAGTTGATACTGCCAGGTGTTGGTAACTATGGGCATGTGTATGAGAATATATTATCCAGAGGGTTTGAGAAGCCCATCAGGGAATACATAGCTTCTGGCAAACCGATCATGGGTATTTGTGTTGGTCTACAAGTTTTGTTTAATAGCTCTACCGAAAGTCCCTCCAGCGGCGGGTTTGGCTATGTGAACCATAGACTATCTCGCTtcaatgatgatgaaaagcCAGTTCCTGAAATTGGCTGGAACAGCGTCATCCCAGAAAAGGACTTGTTCTTTGGCTTAGATCCTTACAAGAGATATTATTTCGTTCACTCATATGCTGGTATACTAGATGCAGCAACAGAATCAAGCTTGAAAGCTGACGGCTGGAGGATTGCGAAGGCTAAATATGGTTCTGAGGAATTTATTGCTGCAGTTTACAAGGACAATATATTTGCTACTCAGTTCCACCCTGAGAAATCAGGTTTGGCAGGTTTGCATATAATTGAAAACTTTCTAAAACAGGCACATCCAGGGTTACCAGCTTACTCAGAGGATGAAAAGTCCTTGCTTGGCAATGATTACTCAAACTATGGATTAACGAGAAGAATTATAGCGTGTTTGGACGTACGTACTAATGATCAAGGAGATCTCGTTGTTACAAAGGGAGACCAATATGATGTCAGAGAGAAAAGTGGTGACAACGACGTAAGAAATCTTGGTAAGCCAGTTCAATTGgctcaaaaatattatgaaCAAGGTGCCGATGAAGTGAcatttttaaatattaCATCATTCAGAGACAGTCCGGTGAAAGATACCCCAATGCTTGAAGTGTTGAGACAGACTGCGAAAAAGGTTTTTGTCCCATTAAccgttggtggtggtatcAAGGATATCGTCGATCCGGATGGAACCCATGTTAGCGCTCTTGAAGTAGCAAGTCTGTACTTCAGATCAGGTGCTGATAAAGTCTCTATCGGGACCGATTCTGTTTATGCTGCAGAGAAATACTATGCGAATGAAGGAAAAGGGGATGGTACATCGCCAATTGAAACTATCTCAAAAGCTTACGGTGCTCAAGCAGTTGTAATTTCTGTTGATCCCAAGAGAGTTTATGTTAACGATCCAAGTGAAactaaaaacaaaacaataaaaacaaaattccCTAATGAGAAGGGACAAGATGTATGCTGGTACCAATGCACAATTAAAGGTGGTAGAGAGAGTAGAGATATTGGTGTTTGGGAACTAGCTAGAGCGTGTGAAGCATTGGGTGCTGGTGAAATTCTTCTAAATTGTATTGATAAAGATGGTTCTAACTCAGGCTATGATCTTGAACTCATCAACCATGCTAAGGAAGCTGTGAAAATTCCCGTTATTGCGTCTTCGGGTGCGGGAAACCCTGCACATTTTGAAGAAGGTTTCAAGCAATCTGCTGCAGATGCTTGTCTGGGTGCAGGTATGTTCCACAGAGAAGAATACACTGTAAATGATGTAAAGGAATacttattgaaaaaagGGTTGAAAGTTAGAGTAGATAAAAACTAA
- a CDS encoding uncharacterized protein (CAGL0C01617g~Protein of unknown function) codes for MHFRNILIVLVYLASFISAITNEPKNKAIGIIIDRLEKNTETLKLNGSDSSKITTFYEDIYEINELFSTLYSSFQYPQNELATKAIATLFRLRLTEKDEVTIDYMEDRLFRIKNTLKYALDTKDRMPMHTIAEMQGILTRNRDWLIATSSQIFNKNQDVVKAMADDFPECPPPLAVESSAPKLIALLTDGMIVLALLNSTVDTCMGGFEPLCVFALSAAGTVAGVWLMNVVKYFVLCK; via the coding sequence ATGCACTTTAGAAATATTCTTATTGTTTTGGTTTACTTGGCCTCTTTTATTTCCGCCATTACCAATGAGCCAAAGAATAAAGCCattggtattattattgataggttagaaaaaaatactgaGACTTTGAAACTCAATGGAAGTGactcttcaaaaattaCTACATTTTATGAGGATATTTACGAAATCAACGAGCTATTCTCCACCCTTTACTCTTCCTTTCAGTACCCACAGAATGAATTGGCAACTAAAGCTATAGCTACATTGTTTCGTTTGAGGCTCACTGAAAAGGATGAAGTTACCATTGATTACATGGAGGATAGATTATTCCGTATCAAGAATACTTTGAAGTACGCACTGGACACAAAAGACAGAATGCCAATGCATACCATTGCAGAGATGCAGGGTATTCTAACAAGAAATAGAGATTGGTTGATTGCTACTTCTTCACAGATTTTTAACAAGAATCAGGACGTTGTTAAGGCTATGGCAGACGATTTCCCAGAGTGCCCACCACCTTTGGCGGTAGAGAGTAGCGCACCAAAACTCATCGCACTCCTAACAGACGGCATGATTGTCCTAGCATTACTCAATAGTACAGTTGACACATGCATGGGTGGGTTTGAACCATTATGCGTCTTTGCCCTATCAGCTGCAGGTACAGTTGCCGGTGTGTGGTTGATGAATGTGGTGAAGTATTTTGTTCTCTGCAAGTGA
- the ENP1 gene encoding snoRNA-binding rRNA-processing protein ENP1 (CAGL0C01639g~Ortholog(s) have snoRNA binding activity), protein MGKVTTSRAKKQRHDPLVKDLKEAEGRLKKVRKDEGDDNTNGEEFIDDKASRKILQLAKAQQEEIEEENEKESQDAKFQNARFKVITYDNDDEEEEEEEEDFGENISDFEPEEGEYVEEEEVVEIDEEDAAMFEQYFKKADDFNSVNGSYNLADKIMASIREKEMELSNKGMDEDDNEGGFAEPAPRVQEGVELPEKVIRAYTTVGSILKTWTHGKLPKLFKVIPSLKNWQDVLYVTNPEEWSPHIVYEATKLFVSNLQAKEAQKFINMVLLDRFRENIETTPDHSLNYHIYRAIKKSLYKPSAFFKGFLFPLVESGCNIREATIAGSVLAKVSVPVLHSSAALSYLLRLPFTPATTVFIKILLDKKYALPYQTVDDCVYYFMRFRILDDGSNGDDATRTLPVIWHKAFLVFAQRYKNDITQDQRDFLIETVRQRGHRDIGPEIRRELLAGSSREFDSEQPPKDDIMVDVR, encoded by the coding sequence ATGGGTAAAGTAACAACTTCAAGAGCTAAGAAACAGAGACATGATCCTCTTGTGAAAGATCTGAAAGAAGCTGAAGGTAGGCTAAAGAAGGTTAGGAAAGATGAAGGAGATGATAATACCAATGGCGAGGAATTTATTGACGACAAGGCCTCTAGAAAGATTCTTCAATTAGCCAAGGcccaacaagaagaaattgaagaagagaatgaAAAGGAAAGTCAGGACGCTAAGTTCCAAAATGCTAGATTCAAAGTTATCACATATGATAATGACGATGAAGAggaggaagaggaagaggaagacTTTGGAGAGAATATATCTGATTTTGAGCCTGAAGAAGGTGAatatgttgaagaagaagaggttGTTGAAATAGACGAGGAAGATGCAGCAATGTTTGAAcaatatttcaagaaagcTGATGATTTTAACTCTGTAAATGGTAGTTACAACCTGGCTGATAAGATCATGGCATCCATcagagagaaagaaatgGAATTGTCGAACAAAGGcatggatgaagatgataatgaagGCGGATTCGCAGAGCCTGCTCCTAGGGTACAAGAAGGTGTTGAACTACCAGAGAAGGTTATCAGAGCATACACCACCGTCGGTTCAATCTTGAAAACTTGGACACATGGTAAACTTCCAAAGTTATTCAAGGTTATTCCTTCTCTAAAGAACTGGCAGGATGTCTTGTATGTTACCAATCCTGAAGAATGGTCACCACACATTGTCTATGAGGCTACAAAGCTGTTTGTCTCTAACTTGCAAGCCAAGGAAGCtcaaaaattcattaaCATGGTGTTGCTCGACCGATTCAGAGAGAATATCGAAACTACCCCAGACCATTCATTAAACTACCACATTTACCGTGCTATCAAGAAATCGTTATACAAACCAAGTGCATTCTTCAAAGGTTTCTTATTTCCTCTAGTTGAATCTGGTTGTAATATACGTGAGGCAACTATTGCCGGTAGTGTGTTGGCTAAGGTGTCTGTTCCTGTATTACACTCTTCAGCAGCTTTAAGTTATTTACTAAGACTGCCATTCACTCCAGCTACCACTGTATTCATCAAGATATTATTAGACAAGAAATATGCCTTGCCATACCAAACTGTCGATGACTGTGTTTACTACTTCATGAGATTTAGAATTTTGGATGACGGTAGTAATGGTGACGATGCAACCAGAACTCTACCAGTGATATGGCACAAGGCATTCCTTGTATTTGCTCAAAGATACAAGAACGATATAACACAAGACCAAAGAGACTTCTTGATAGAGACTGTGCGTCAAAGAGGGCATAGAGACATAGGTCCAGAAATTAGACGTGAACTTCTAGCTGGCTCTAGTAGAGAATTTGACTCAGAACAACCTCCTAAAGATGATATCATGGTTGACGTGCGTTAA
- the RRT2 gene encoding diphthamide synthase (CAGL0C01661g~Ortholog(s) have diphthine methylesterase activity, role in endocytic recycling, peptidyl-diphthamide biosynthetic process from peptidyl-histidine and cytosol, endosome, nucleus localization), with protein MEAKILSAVKTEFPPCCLQIYDEEYIIVGTYELDKDTGYRFGSVDVFDSELKLLHSYRTYGAVLDLKLSPFDDTLVATAHSTGNVELWRIVRDDGVSLERVSNLQVFDPETLIASLHFSPLSPATLLLTATTGETSTIDIEYGDIGFSTDNVYKAYQKQEKIEIKVQGEPQWALECESQVFDEQHSLQCWTAEFGKIHPLENVVFTGGDDATIMAHDLRSKELIWSNSRIHDAGVVAIKTSSPTFRYDQPTSLITGAYDDHIRTFDLRMLEDDIYPGRNIPVQNTRQLNLGGGVWRFSEKPREDNLPTNEQLVCCMYDGAKIVKIDDSTEDYFSVTNYLKKGHESMCYGGQWGKKFIATCSFYDKSLQTWVKDTN; from the coding sequence ATGGAGGCGAAGATATTGAGTGCTGTTAAGACGGAGTTCCCGCCCTGCTGCTTGCAGATATACGACGAGGAGTATATCATAGTTGGTACGTATGAGTTGGACAAGGACACCGGGTACAGGTTTGGTTCTGTCGATGTATTTGACTCTGAATTGAAGCTCTTGCACAGCTATAGGACTTACGGAGCAGTGCTGGACTTGAAGCTGAGTCCCTTTGATGATACGCTGGTCGCAACTGCGCACTCCACTGGTAATGTGGAGTTGTGGAGAATAGTTAGGGATGACGGGGTCTCGCTGGAGCGTGTGTCTAATTTGCAAGTGTTTGATCCCGAGACTCTAATTGCGTCTTTGCACTTCTCCCCATTGAGTCCCGCTACGTTGCTGCTCACCGCTACCACTGGTGAAACCAGCACCATCGATATTGAGTATGGGGACATAGGTTTCTCCACTGATAATGTGTATAAAGCATACCAAAAACAGGAAAAGATCGAAATTAAAGTTCAAGGTGAACCACAGTGGGCGCTGGAATGCGAAAGTCAGGTATTCGATGAGCAACACAGCCTGCAGTGCTGGACTGCCGAGTTTGGCAAAATCCATCCGTTGGAGAACGTGGTCTTCACCGGTGGTGACGATGCCACTATCATGGCCCATGATCTAAGATCAAAGGAATTGATCTGGTCCAACAGTAGGATACATGACGCAGGCGTGGTGGCCATCAAGACTAGCTCTCCGACTTTCAGATATGACCAGCCCACCTCACTTATCACAGGTGCGTACGATGACCACATTAGAACTTTTGATCTGCGTATGCTCGAAGATGACATATACCCTGGTCGCAACATCCCGGTGCAAAACACCCGTCAGTTGAACCTTGGTGGTGGGGTATGGAGATTTAGCGAAAAGCCTAGAGAGGACAACTTACCAACAAATGAACAGCTTGTTTGCTGCATGTACGATGGTGCAAAGATTGTCAAGATTGATGACTCTACTGAAGATTATTTCTCGGTGACTAactatttgaagaaaggCCACGAATCGATGTGTTACGGTGGTCAATGGGGCAAGAAATTTATTGCTACTTGCTCCTTTTATGATAAATCATTGCAGACATGGGTAAAAGACACCAATTGA